In Bacteroidota bacterium, the genomic stretch AGCCGGGAAGGAGCTCAATGTCAGCGCCGTCCTCACCGGCAAGGTCGTCCAGCGGGGCGACGAACTCACCATCCAGACAGAATTGATCGACGTTCAGAACGTCTCACAGCTCTGGGGCGAACAGTATAACAGGAAGTTGTCGGACGTGATAACCGTCGAGGAAGACATCATCCGCAAACTATCCGAGAAACTGCAGACGAAGGCGACCAGCGACGAAAAAAAGCAGCTGTCAACGGGACGTCCTGCTGATCCGGAGGCGTATCAGCTCTATCTGAAGGGACGCTTCTACTGGAACAAACGGACAGATGAAGCGAACAGCAAGGCGATCGATTTTTTCCACGAGGCCATCAAGAGAGATCCGGGCTACGCGCTGGCGTATGCCGGGCTTGCCGATTGTTACCTCGTGCTCGGCGGGCCGATCGACATGCCGAAAGTGAGGGACGCGGCGATGAAGGCCCTCGAGTTGGACGACAATCTTGCGGAGGTGCACAACTCTCTCGCGGCCGAGTACGCCTATTTCGAATTCGACTTCGTCAACGCCGAGAAGGAATACCGCCGGGCGATTTCGCTCAATCCGAACTATCCCACGGCGCATCACTGGCTTGGCGAATTCCTCATTTTCCTGGGGCGGTTCGACGAAGGGCTAGCCGAATACAACCGGGCCGTCGAACTCGATCCCGCTTCGCTCGCGATCGCCTCCGATCTCGGAATCGGTTATTTCTTCGCCCGGCAGTACGACAAATCGATTGAACAACTGAAGAAGACGATCGAGATGGACCCTCATTTCGTCCGGACGCATTACTATCTCGCGCAACCCTACCTGCAGAAGGGGATGCCGGATGCCGCGTTCGATGAACTCGTCAAGGGAATGGTCGCCGACGGCGACAGCGCAAAACTCATCGAGGATGCAAGACAAACATACACCCGGTCCGGCTTCAAGGGGCTGGCGCGGATGCAGCTTGACCGCGGCGTCCAGTTTTCGAATTTCGAGGGCCTCTTTTCCGTAGCGCGAAACCGCGCGGTGGCGGGGGACAGGGAGCTGGCTCTGAGCGAGCTGGAACGGGCATATGAGTTGCACGACAATGTCGTCGTCACGATCAAAACCGATCCGGTCTGGGATGCTTTCCGGAACGAAACGAGATTTATCGCGTTGATGAAGAAACTGGGTTTTGAGAAATGATGCCCGGGATGTAACAGGAATCGGAGAAGATCCGGACGTCGCTTGAACCTGGGAGGGTTCCCGTCCGGCGTTATCCCGCGGCAGATTCTCCTCGAATCTCCCGCTTGACTGATATCACACGCCTGCTTCCTTTTTCCAATATATTCGATACATTCGTCGGGACGAAAGCGATTTCGGCGGGGATTGGGGATATTTGCGTGCAATTCCAGCCAAATTGTCCGGCGGTATGGTGGTTCGTCCACCGGAAGCAGCCCCGGGAAACCGGGAGTGTGACCGGGGGCACGGAGAGGGATTGGCGCCACGACGGTCTTTGTGCGGGGTCGGATGGTGTAAAAACGGAAACGTGAACTGTCAGTGATGATGGACTCGAAAAGGCTTATGATGGAATCGAAATCCAAGACTGCGGCGCACCAGGGGTGTCGGGAAACATGGTGAAGAACCTGGCCAATCTTTCGATGCGGGCGAAGCTTGCGCTCATCGTCATCCCCCTCATGGCGGCAATCTGTGCAGTGATGTACCTCTCGTTTCTTCCGAAGATCACCTCGGCGGAGCGTCAGGCGGCCGGCGAGCGCGTGCGAACAATGACAGACCTCACCGCCCGCGAGGTTACCTTCGCCCTGCGGGGGGATGATCCGCGCGAGATCGCTCGTGTCGTGGACAGTATCGGACGTCAACATGATCTCGGCTACCTCGTCGTGAATTCCGATCCCAGCACGACCCTGGGGGCGTTCAGGATGGATGATGCACGATCGTGCGACTTTCAGGTTGTCGGACCTCAAAACGAGCTCGATGTTGCAATCTATAAGATCTCGCTGCCAATCGCGCGAAAAAAACATGCTCCCTTGCTCTGCTATGCCGGTATCGCGCTGCAGGACATCCACGCGGCGAGTGACCGCGCCCGCTCTTCGCTCGAGGAGACGGCTCTCATCCTCTTTTTCGGAGGGACCCTTCTGGCGCTCGGAGCGATCCTTCTCGTGACTTACCCTCTCGTCAAGGTTGTGAGAATCGCCGAAGAGGGAGCAAAGGGAAATTTGCCGGGACGCATCACGGAGAGGTCGAAAGACGAAACAGGGCGTGTGACAGCTGCCCTGAATACGCTCTTTCTCAATATGGAAACCACCGCCAAGCGAATCGATAATCTGGCAGTAATGCTTAATAATCGCGATCATGAGCTCGCGGAGGAAGTGGACCGGCGGAAGCTGAGCGAGAAGCAAATCCAGCTATCAAACCAGATCATCACCAAGGCGAGCGCCCTCATCCTTGTCACCAATGCCGGGGGCGGGATTGACTATGCAAGCCCCTCGTTCTTCACGGTTCTGGGCTACAAGCCGGAGGATCTCCTTCAGGACGGCTGGTGGAAGCTGACGTTGGCCGACGGCATGGAACGAATGAAAGAACGCACGCTCACTGCAAAGTGCGCTTGCGGCGAGCAGCCGATAAAGCAGGTTCCCTACGAACGGCAGATCGCCGATGCGACAGGAAATCTCCGGTGGATCCTCTGGCAGGACACCGTGGGCCTTAATCGGAGCCTCATCAAGGTCGGACAGGACATTACGGAACGGAAGCTGGCTGAGGAACAAATCCGCGAGCAGGCGGCGCTGCTCGATATCACCGGGGATGCGATTATCGTACGTAACCTCGAAGATTCCATCCTGTTCTGGAACCGGGGGGCCGAGAAGCTGTATGGAGTGAAGCAGGGCGAGGCTGTCGGAAGGCCCGCACGCGAGCTCTTCCGGCAGGAGAGCTCGTCCGGGATCGGGGTTGCATATACGAGCGTCGTCGAAAACGGCTCCTGGGTGGGCGAGCTGAGGCAGGAGACCAGGGATGGAAAACAGCTCCTGGTCGAAAGCCGCTGGACGTTGATGAACGATAACGAGGGCAAGCCCAAATCGATTCTCGTCGTCAATACCGACGTGACGGAGCAGCGGCAGCTCGAATCTCAATTCCGAAGGGCGCAACGGCTGGAAAATATCGGGACGCTCGCCGGGGGAATCGCGCACGATCTGAATAACGTGCTCACGCCGATCCTGATGTCGATTCAGGCGTTGCAAAAACGGCACAGCGACGAAAAGACGACCCAGCTTCTCTCCATGATCGACCTCGCCGCGCGGCGGGGTGCGGACATCGTCAAACAGGTGTTGACGTTTGCGCGCGGGACCGAAGGGGAACGGACCCTCCTCCAGCCCAAGCATATTCTCCGGGAAGTCGAGCGGATCATTCGCGAGACGTTCCCGAAGTCGATCGAGCTTCATTTTAACCTCCCGGCCAACTTGTGGACGATTATCGGCGACGCGACGCAGCTCCATCAGATTGTGCTGAATTTGCTCGTGAACGCGCGCGACGCCATGCCGCAGGGCGGGAAGCTCGTCCTCGCGGCCGAGAATATGGTCGTCGACGAAGGACATGCGAAACAGTATTTCAACGCAAAGCCCGGAAATTACGTCACGGTGTCCGTCACCGACACGGGCACCGGTATACCGCCGGAAGTCCTGGACAGAATCTTCGACCCCTTTTTCACGACGAAGGAAGTGGGAAAGGGAACGGGCCTTGGCCTTTCCACCGTGATGACCATTGTCAAGAGCTACGGCGGGCTGATTACCGTCAACAGCACTCTCGGCAAAGGGACGGAATTCAAGGTGTTCATTCCTGCGACCACCGTGGACACACATCACCAGAAGGAAGACTCCCAGCGCAAACTTCCCTCGGGACACGGAGAATCGATTCTGGTTGTCGATGATGAGGTCTCGATACGGGAAATCACGAAGGAAACACTGGAAGCCTACGGGTACAAGATCCAGACTGCGAAAGACGGCGTCGAGGCTCTCACGTACATCGAGAAGAACCGGAATAAGTTCCGCCTGGTCCTGACCGACATGATGATGCCGAACATGGACGGGGGCTCGCTGATTCGCACGCTCCAGCGGCTCGCGCCGGAGATCAAGATCATCGCCGTCAGCGGACTCACCGATCCGGAGACCCTTGATAAGATCAAATCATCCCGGGTCGAGGCGTTTCTCCCCAAACCGATTCAGGCGGAAAACCTGTTGAAGATCCTCGATACGATCCTGAATTCAGACGAAGAGGAAACGCAGAAACTCCGCTGAGCGTTAAGCCGTCATAACGCACTCTCACCACCTCGTCATCCTGAGCGAAGCGAAGGATCTCCAACTTTTCTTGACACTCCCTCAAATTCTCCCTACCTTACCCGCACGCGTTCGCACCACCTAAGTAGATCTCCCGGAAATCAGCACCTCGCACAATCAGAACGTTTCTTGAGGTGAAATCTGCGACTCCTGGTTCACAGTATCGTTTTCCATCTTCTACTCTCTCTCATGGCCCTCGCGCAGCAGCCTTCCGTCCACTATACGCTCGGCATGCCGAAACCGGCGAGCCATCTGTTGGAAGTCGGTTTGACACTCGACGGATTGCCGTCTCATGATTCCACGCTGGAATTCATCCTTCCTGTCTGGAGGCCGGGACGATATCTCGTACTCGATTTTGCCGGCGGAGTGCAAAACTTTTCCTCCATGGATGGCGATGGAAAGCCCCTTGGTTGGGAGAAGGTGGAAAAATCGCTCTGGCGCGTCCGGACCGGGGGTGCCGCCCGGGTGTCGATCCGGTACACCGTCTACGCGAACGAGTTTAATCTCCGGACCCGCGGCCTGAACGAAGACCACGCATTCATCGACGGTGCGGCCGTGTTCATGTACGTGGAAAAATACCGGCGTGTTCCGGTCCGTCTCGCGGTCAATCCGTTCGGAAACTGGCATGTCACCACAGGGCTCGACGGCGAGGGGTCGAAAGGATCGTCCGCTCCTGATGAGAAGAGGTTCATCGCGCCTGATTACGATTATTTCGTGGATTGCCCGATCGAGGTCGGGACGCAAAAGGATTTTCCCTTCACGGTCGAGGGACGCAGGCATGTCCTCAGCATCGCGGGGCAGGGAAACTGGAATCCCGATACCCTCGTTCGTGACATCACCCGGATCATCAAGACCGAAAAAGACTTCTGGGGAGACTACCCCTACCAGCATTATCTCTTTCTCGTTCACTGCGCGCCCAACGCCGGCGGCGGCACGGAACACATCAATTCTACGATCCTCGGGACGAGGCCCTTCATCTTCAAAAATCTCGACACGTACCGGGGGTTTCTCAGCCTCGTCGCCCACGAGTACTTCCACACCTGGAACGTCAAACAGCTTCGTCCGAAAGGGATCCATCCGTACGACTATACGAAGGAAAATTATTCTCCCGAACTATGGATCGCGGAAGGCACCACCTCGTACTACGACAATCTCCTGCTCGTCCGGGCTGCCTTCATGGCCCCGGACAAGTATCTTGCGAATACCGCCGGCGCAGTTCAGAACGACCGCCAGCGTCCGGGAAACACGGTCCAGTCGCTCGCGGAATCGGGGTTTGACGCATGGGTGAAGTATTGGAGGGGAACCGAACAGTCGTTCAACCTTGAATCCGATTACTATTCCAAGGGGGCGAATGTCAGCCTCCTGCTCGATTTGGAAATCCGGCACCGGTCCGGGAACGCGCACTCCCTCGACGACGTGATGCGAACGATGTACAAAAGATTTCCGCTCTCGGGAACCGGCTACACGCTTTCGGATTTCCAGAAAGTCGCGGAGGAAATGTCGGGAGGACCCCTGCAGCCCTTCTTCGACCGGTGCGTCTATGGGACGACACCCCTGCCCTGGGAGGAGTGTCTCGCCTACGCCGGGCTCGACCTTGTGAGATTAGATACGACTCTCAAACCCTGGATCGGTCTTGGTACGACTGACGCCGGCGAGAAGACCAGAATCACCCAGGTGATCGCCGGGTCTCCGGCCGCCGCAGCGGGCCTCGACATCGGCGATGAGCTGCTTGCGATGAACGGGTTCCGGGTCCGCACTGCCGATCTCACCGAGCGTATCAATCAGCTTGCGGAGGGGGAAGAAGTGACATTGACGGTCTTTCGGACCGATCGGCTTCGCGAATACAAGGTGAAGGTCGCCCGCTCGCCGGTCCCGGCTTACAAGATTGTAAAAAAGACCAGCCCCACAGACCTCCAAAAAAGTATCTACCAGGCCTGGCTCAGCTCCAGGATCGATTCAACAGCTGCGGCATCGGGGACGGGAAAGTAATCCCGCCCCTTTTCTCGCCCGAACACCCGATGAATCGTCTGAAAACTCTCCTCCTTTTCCTGTTCCTGACGGGTACCGCCTCCCCGGCACAAATTCCCGAATTCAAAATCACGATGAAGCCGGCGGACCGCGAAACTCTCTTCACACGGGATTCCTTCAGCAACGAGGCGCTACCCGCTACTTTTGAGGCAGGGGGTATTCTCTGGAACGACGTCCAGGTTCGTTTTAAGGGCCGCTCGAACCGGTTCTTCCCTAAAAAATCCTATCGGGTCAAATCGAACGGAAAGCGCATGTTCAGCGGAGTCCATTCGATAAACCTCCACGCAATGTACACGGACAAATCCTTCCTGCGGGAAAAGCTCTCCTGGGACTTTTTTAAAGACATCGGGGCGCTCGCGCCCGGTGCATCGTACGCCCGCCTGACACTCAACGAAAAGCCCCAGGGGCTCTACCTCCGGGTCGACAGGGTCGACAAGGATTTTCTCAAGGTGCACGACAGACCCACCGGTTCGCTCTATAATGCGGGGGGATACTATTCGCTTGCAGATATGACGCTTCAACCGGAGAACCTGTTAAAAATGTATTATCCCAAGGAAATCGGAGATGAGGACGATTTCCGCGACCTCGAAGCGCTCCTTCACGGGATCAACGACACTCCCGATTCTTCGTTCGCCCGGGTCATGGGCAGCCTGTTCGATTTGAACAGTGTCTTCGACTGGCTTGCCGGAAACATGATCCTCGCGATGGGGGATTCCTACAACAAGAACTATTATCTGTACCGTGATCCATCCCGGAGCTCGCAGCAGTGGACGATCATTCCCTGGGACTACGACGAAACATTCGGGCTTAGCGGGGATCTGGCAGTTCCGTACCCGGCGTCACTCCTGAATGATGGTTTCGAATATGCCTTTCCACCCCTCTCGGGGCCTTCCAACGTCTTGAAAGACAGGCTGTGGAAAGACCCCCATCTTCACGCAGAGCTGGCCGGGCGGGTAGACTCACTCCTCCGCGCCGTGTTCACGGAAGAGCACATGTATCCAAGGATCGACAGTCTCGCACTTCTCTTACGCGATGCGGTCAAAGCGGATACGGCGAAATGGGGAAGCTACCAGGATTTTCTCGACAACGTGGAGACGATAAAACATTTCGTCACAGCCAGAAGGAATTTTCTCTTGAAAACGTTGCACGGGGTACCGTCCGTGGTGGAGTATGCCGCAACGGTGAGCACAACGAAGACCGGGGTGCCGTACCACTTCGTCGGAACCGACGGAGTCCTCCTCGCCACGATGAAGTTTTCAGCCCTGCGCGGACTCGACAGCGTTCGCATCGAAGCGTTTCCCGATTCGCTCCCGCCGGGCATAACCAGACGTGATTCCGGGCGCACCATCAGGCGATGGCTTCGCATCACTCCGATGCCGGCGCATGCGACATTCACTGCGACGCTTCAGTGGACATATAATGACGCCACATCGACCGACCGCGAAGTCGGAAAAAGCGTTAAGGACGAGCGTGCACTCCGTTGCTTCATCCGCGCCGCCGACAGATGGATCCCGCTCCCCTCACACGTGAATCCGTTCGCAAACGTTGCGACGGTCGATTCGATTACGGAAAAAGAGTGCGGGGAGAATTCCTACCTGGTGTTATTCGTTCCTTAATCATTTGTCATCCTGAGAGAGCGAAGCGAACGAAGGATCTCCACCGCCCGTCATCCCGGCATGTTTTAGGCCGGGATCTTTCTTCTTAGTCGGAATTCCGGAAAAACACCGAGATACCGACCAGAAATTGCTGCTCGGTAAAATCACGAACCGGGTCGTTGAGCACCCGCCGCAACCTGTACTCTGTCCGGAATGCCGCGTGCGGGCCATTGAGAAAGCGAATTCCTGCGCTCACTCCCACCGGATACCTGACCTGTTCGAAACTTCCCAGCCACTCCTGGCGGATCCCGCCTCCAACTGCGATAAAAGGATAGAGAGGGCTCTCCCAGAACGCCTTTTGCCAGGATGCAGACACCTGCACGTTGAGCAAGTCGAGCGAGCTGACGTGAGAATATCCAACCTCAAGCTCGGCTCCGCCCAGCCCACCCGGGGCTTCAAAGAACATTCCGCTCCGGATCGCAAGATCATATCGAGAATTCCCCTCGATGGTCACCATGGATCCCGACAAATTGAGCTCTATGGCACCGGGATGAAGTCGCGGCGTAACCATGGTGGAATCTGACTGTGCGCGAGCCGGGTCCGGATGCGCGACAAGAAACGCCGTGCAAAGCATGCAACCAATCAACGGAGAAAATCTTCTGTTCTTCATCTCTCGATTCTCCAGCTTCTGGATAATTCAAGTTCGGCGGGTTTCCCTGAGGGTGTGTAATCGGAGTTTTGGGGCCCGCCCGACCCGTCGGCACTCCAGTTCCACCAATACATTCCCGCTACCCAATCGAGGTCGGATGTGGCCCTGAGAGCTGCCCAGTAGAGATTGGCCTGTTCCGTCAGGTCAATCGCCCGGTCGCCGCCGAATGCAAAGGGATTCATCCCGGCTCCGCTCAGGCTCGGATAACCGATTTCGGTCAGGATAATTCTTCGGCCTGTCTGTTCATACAGTAAATGGAGCCGCTCGAGCCAGGGTTGCCATCCTGAGAGGATATCGAACCTGCCCGGGTCAGGCCTGGTTGCGACCGGAAAATAGAAATCGATTCCAACGAAGTCCAGGCTTCTCCAGAAAGGGACTTTTGCGGCTTCATCCCACGATGCCGCGTAGGTGATTTCACCATGATATCCCGCCCTTATGAATTGAATGACCTCTTCCCACCGATCGTTGTACCGGATTGTTCCGGCAAGTTCAGTCCCGATGACGAATTGAGCAGCGTGGACAGATTCGGCCAGCGAGACGAGCGGGGAGAGAAACTGCTTGTAAGATTCGAACCATGCGGCAGGATCGGAAGGTGCGATGAGACCTCGCCAGGTACCGTCATAGAGATCGACATGTGGTTTTAAGACAACTTTCAACCCCAGCGAGGCGGCGCTCGCAAGGGCGTGGCGCACAGATTCAAGAGTTGGTGTGCGGGTAGAGTCAATTTGGACACGGTCTGAGGTTTGGCTCGATTGATACGCCGTGACAATCACAGTCACATGCGTTGCGCCGATTGAAGCAATCGCTCTTAAAGCGCTGTCGGACGTTGCACGCGTGTAGCCGTTGGGGCTCCAATCGACCAGAGTGATGCCGCGTATCGATGCCGGGTGGGAACCTCCCGCTTCATCCGGCAGATGCTCGCAAGCGGCAAGAAAGGAAATGAGGCAAAGGCAGAGCCCCCACGATAGCTTGAGGACTGCGTTATCAGAATCTCTCGAAATGTGGTGCATCGGTATGAATTTACAAATTTTGGCATTTCGATGTCAATTTGCTACCTTCCTTTTTCCCGAATCGGAGAGGTGGATGGAAATCGGAGTCGACAGTTTTGCCGCCATGTTTACCAATCAGAGCAGCACATCCGCCGATGATGCGCAGGCACTAGCCAGGTTGCTCGAAAGAATGGAACATGCAGAGCAGGCCGGCCTTGACGTGTTCGGAATCGGGGAGCACCACCGAAAAGGCTTCCTTGATTCTGCGCCGGCTCTTATTTTGGCCGCGGCGGCGGCACGAACGAAGCGCATCCGCCTGACGAGCGCAGTCGCCGTGCTGAGTGCCGCAGACCCGGTAAGGGTTTTTCAAGAATTTGCAACTCTGGATCTGATATCTGGCGGGAGGGCCGAAATGGTGGTCGGGCGGGGATCGTTCATAGAGGCATTTCCACTCTTCGGTTATGACCTGCAGGATTACGATGACCTCTTTGCCGAAAAGCTCGGCCTCCTCCTGAGTATTCGCGCCAATGAGTTTGTTACGTGGTCCGGTAAATTCCGTCCGGCACTCAATAACCTGGGGGTCTATCCAAGACCCGTGCAGGATCCTCTGCCCATCTGGTTAGGCGTGGGAGGGACGCCAGAATCTTTCGCTCGCGCCGGCAGCCTGGGCCTTCCGCTGATGGTTGCGGTGATAGGAGGCGAGACTCATCGCTTTCGTCCTTTGGTGGATCTCTACCGGGAGGCAGGAAGAAGAGCGGGTTTCCGGCCGGAACAGTTGAAAGTGGGCCTGCACTCGCAGGGTTACCTGGCAAAAACCACACAACAAGCAGCAGATGATTTCTACCCGGGCTATGCCGAAACAATGACAAAGGTTGGCAAAGAACGCGGGTGGCCGGCCATGACAAGAGGCTGGTTCGATGCGCAACTGGGACCGCAAGGCGCGCTGCTGATCGGGAGCGTCGAGGAAGTG encodes the following:
- a CDS encoding protein kinase, producing the protein MIGQTISHYKILEKLGEGGMGVVYKAEDLKLRRTVAVKFLPKRLSIHDEERARFTLEAQAASALNHPNISTIYEIDEANGETFIVMEYIPGVTLREWIRRKSEETGGYRKTGLKESVDIAIQIAEGLEKAHEKGIVHRDIKSENVMVTDDDRRAKIMDFGLAKLGGVSKLTKTGSTVGTIAYMSPEQVEGTETDHRTDIFSFGVLCYEMFTGQLPFRAGHETAVMYEIINVEPAPLVDPGKGIDAELDRIVMKCLEKNREDRYQSMREVSVDLRRYNRDSVGKRIERSSSALDASPSHPSPPQRKGFPVWAIAAVLAVLLGGGAWYYLTHRSSSLDSLAVLPFVNVTTDPEKEYLTEGITENIINKLSQLSGLRVIPRSMVARYKGKDFDPREAGKELNVSAVLTGKVVQRGDELTIQTELIDVQNVSQLWGEQYNRKLSDVITVEEDIIRKLSEKLQTKATSDEKKQLSTGRPADPEAYQLYLKGRFYWNKRTDEANSKAIDFFHEAIKRDPGYALAYAGLADCYLVLGGPIDMPKVRDAAMKALELDDNLAEVHNSLAAEYAYFEFDFVNAEKEYRRAISLNPNYPTAHHWLGEFLIFLGRFDEGLAEYNRAVELDPASLAIASDLGIGYFFARQYDKSIEQLKKTIEMDPHFVRTHYYLAQPYLQKGMPDAAFDELVKGMVADGDSAKLIEDARQTYTRSGFKGLARMQLDRGVQFSNFEGLFSVARNRAVAGDRELALSELERAYELHDNVVVTIKTDPVWDAFRNETRFIALMKKLGFEK
- a CDS encoding ATP-binding protein, whose product is MVKNLANLSMRAKLALIVIPLMAAICAVMYLSFLPKITSAERQAAGERVRTMTDLTAREVTFALRGDDPREIARVVDSIGRQHDLGYLVVNSDPSTTLGAFRMDDARSCDFQVVGPQNELDVAIYKISLPIARKKHAPLLCYAGIALQDIHAASDRARSSLEETALILFFGGTLLALGAILLVTYPLVKVVRIAEEGAKGNLPGRITERSKDETGRVTAALNTLFLNMETTAKRIDNLAVMLNNRDHELAEEVDRRKLSEKQIQLSNQIITKASALILVTNAGGGIDYASPSFFTVLGYKPEDLLQDGWWKLTLADGMERMKERTLTAKCACGEQPIKQVPYERQIADATGNLRWILWQDTVGLNRSLIKVGQDITERKLAEEQIREQAALLDITGDAIIVRNLEDSILFWNRGAEKLYGVKQGEAVGRPARELFRQESSSGIGVAYTSVVENGSWVGELRQETRDGKQLLVESRWTLMNDNEGKPKSILVVNTDVTEQRQLESQFRRAQRLENIGTLAGGIAHDLNNVLTPILMSIQALQKRHSDEKTTQLLSMIDLAARRGADIVKQVLTFARGTEGERTLLQPKHILREVERIIRETFPKSIELHFNLPANLWTIIGDATQLHQIVLNLLVNARDAMPQGGKLVLAAENMVVDEGHAKQYFNAKPGNYVTVSVTDTGTGIPPEVLDRIFDPFFTTKEVGKGTGLGLSTVMTIVKSYGGLITVNSTLGKGTEFKVFIPATTVDTHHQKEDSQRKLPSGHGESILVVDDEVSIREITKETLEAYGYKIQTAKDGVEALTYIEKNRNKFRLVLTDMMMPNMDGGSLIRTLQRLAPEIKIIAVSGLTDPETLDKIKSSRVEAFLPKPIQAENLLKILDTILNSDEEETQKLR
- a CDS encoding PDZ domain-containing protein, which codes for MALAQQPSVHYTLGMPKPASHLLEVGLTLDGLPSHDSTLEFILPVWRPGRYLVLDFAGGVQNFSSMDGDGKPLGWEKVEKSLWRVRTGGAARVSIRYTVYANEFNLRTRGLNEDHAFIDGAAVFMYVEKYRRVPVRLAVNPFGNWHVTTGLDGEGSKGSSAPDEKRFIAPDYDYFVDCPIEVGTQKDFPFTVEGRRHVLSIAGQGNWNPDTLVRDITRIIKTEKDFWGDYPYQHYLFLVHCAPNAGGGTEHINSTILGTRPFIFKNLDTYRGFLSLVAHEYFHTWNVKQLRPKGIHPYDYTKENYSPELWIAEGTTSYYDNLLLVRAAFMAPDKYLANTAGAVQNDRQRPGNTVQSLAESGFDAWVKYWRGTEQSFNLESDYYSKGANVSLLLDLEIRHRSGNAHSLDDVMRTMYKRFPLSGTGYTLSDFQKVAEEMSGGPLQPFFDRCVYGTTPLPWEECLAYAGLDLVRLDTTLKPWIGLGTTDAGEKTRITQVIAGSPAAAAGLDIGDELLAMNGFRVRTADLTERINQLAEGEEVTLTVFRTDRLREYKVKVARSPVPAYKIVKKTSPTDLQKSIYQAWLSSRIDSTAAASGTGK
- a CDS encoding CotH kinase family protein; this translates as MNRLKTLLLFLFLTGTASPAQIPEFKITMKPADRETLFTRDSFSNEALPATFEAGGILWNDVQVRFKGRSNRFFPKKSYRVKSNGKRMFSGVHSINLHAMYTDKSFLREKLSWDFFKDIGALAPGASYARLTLNEKPQGLYLRVDRVDKDFLKVHDRPTGSLYNAGGYYSLADMTLQPENLLKMYYPKEIGDEDDFRDLEALLHGINDTPDSSFARVMGSLFDLNSVFDWLAGNMILAMGDSYNKNYYLYRDPSRSSQQWTIIPWDYDETFGLSGDLAVPYPASLLNDGFEYAFPPLSGPSNVLKDRLWKDPHLHAELAGRVDSLLRAVFTEEHMYPRIDSLALLLRDAVKADTAKWGSYQDFLDNVETIKHFVTARRNFLLKTLHGVPSVVEYAATVSTTKTGVPYHFVGTDGVLLATMKFSALRGLDSVRIEAFPDSLPPGITRRDSGRTIRRWLRITPMPAHATFTATLQWTYNDATSTDREVGKSVKDERALRCFIRAADRWIPLPSHVNPFANVATVDSITEKECGENSYLVLFVP
- a CDS encoding LLM class flavin-dependent oxidoreductase; this encodes MEIGVDSFAAMFTNQSSTSADDAQALARLLERMEHAEQAGLDVFGIGEHHRKGFLDSAPALILAAAAARTKRIRLTSAVAVLSAADPVRVFQEFATLDLISGGRAEMVVGRGSFIEAFPLFGYDLQDYDDLFAEKLGLLLSIRANEFVTWSGKFRPALNNLGVYPRPVQDPLPIWLGVGGTPESFARAGSLGLPLMVAVIGGETHRFRPLVDLYREAGRRAGFRPEQLKVGLHSQGYLAKTTQQAADDFYPGYAETMTKVGKERGWPAMTRGWFDAQLGPQGALLIGSVEEVAKKILHHADALGGISRLTFQMDGAALPHEKLMQSIELIGTQLKPLLQG